Proteins from one Candidatus Zixiibacteriota bacterium genomic window:
- a CDS encoding HIT domain-containing protein, which translates to MKNVYAPWREEYLLATKAHEEKGCLFCRVIKEKRDKYNLILHRGDNTFIIMNRYPYTSGHLMIVPYKHVGNVEKLREDIYCEMMLETRRAVAIIKKAFKPQGINVGMNLGRPSGAGVPGHLHVHIVPRWSGDTSFMPVIGGTRVVSVSLATTYKILTPLF; encoded by the coding sequence ATGAAGAATGTATACGCACCATGGAGGGAAGAGTACCTCCTTGCGACCAAGGCGCACGAGGAAAAGGGCTGTCTTTTCTGCAGGGTAATAAAGGAAAAACGAGACAAATACAACCTGATCCTGCATCGTGGCGACAACACTTTCATAATCATGAACCGCTATCCATACACTTCGGGGCACTTGATGATAGTGCCGTACAAGCATGTCGGCAATGTCGAGAAATTGAGAGAGGACATCTACTGCGAGATGATGCTCGAAACTCGACGCGCGGTCGCGATTATCAAGAAAGCGTTTAAGCCACAAGGGATTAACGTAGGGATGAACCTCGGTCGACCATCCGGAGCTGGTGTGCCGGGCCACCTTCATGTCCACATTGTCCCTCGCTGGTCCGGAGACACAAGCTTCATGCCGGTCATCGGCGGCACCCGTGTAGTATCTGTCTCATTGGCAACGACATACAAGATTCTAACGCCTTTGTTCTGA
- a CDS encoding S8 family serine peptidase, protein MSRIGYCAVVLCALLTTTSFASDEYFQGKLIKQADWKGQAVEYVDKDILIALNKGFTQSDLINELARFDVRISRDADRFGFIQLEATSDAPLFDLTDRIAELESVRFAEPNLVYRTSIIPNDPRFPAQWHYNNTGQDPPGGTPDADIDCPEGWNFTTGDEQIIVGVLDTGIPMQNGSLSHPDLDDPSRFILGLNTFTGQNDPIDGNGHGTHVSGTIGAESNNGIGVAGVTWNCKVMAIKVFNDQGSGTTATFRDGVIYAVDNGCKVLNYSGGGSAHSYSEHGVAYADSHGVILCAAAGNSYHNSVSYPAAYSLQYDNVICVSSVDHNNESSSFSSVGPEVTVSAPGGHGSPFDENDIYSTFPNYDCYLSQAYDLPLNYSPLAGTSMACPHVAGMAALIASVDPTLSPFTIRDVIANSSEDFGTPGWDEEYGYGRINIYNALLELGEINIGHNPLTDTKNFVTDYLVDCSIFSVADLVLDSLLLYYNAGSGWNTYTLQLGRDVSNAHGYIPVQSPGTYIDYYLFAKNVDGARDLTPVYTFKVIDYQIILDPLESEQWAASETEVWYTFTVTNDGVLTDSYNLSVSNNEWNTTIWDSSGTAQVSSSGTLFPDASWTFKVKVDIPATVYAELDSVAVRVESAGDPSILESATCKTISLGAPLSLPFSDEFVTTVLDITKWVITPGVDVSDLGLSEPSVPYALHFDGDPVGADTIVSQVILLAEEPAVNLIYYYQQTGGGESPDYDNDLFVEFYSGAGEWVLLKEHDGADPDMYVFEEVSVPLPAEAHHDQFRVRFRNTASIGERDDWFVDDISIGYSPQISVSTSGSLDANLLPDETAEVFLYVSCAGVGNLHYEVSLEPDFSYSGLFGTLLEQGRVEPASRSYPDEYFSFSGWKGMDDPRVGYDVLFNAGGPDDYGYVWIDSDEPGGPVFDWIDISVSGTSVTGLTDDSYAGPFSIGFAFDYYGETYTEFYISSNGFIGFGPPDNYESLNNEPMPHWDVPNNIIALLWDDLNLQDADNPGAEILYQSTGSQLIVQYVNVPEYGAETGDAFNGEVILKSDGSVRLQYLDFGTGFDKDNCTVGMERVDGLDGLEIVFSGSYLHDALCVVVTTQDVSWLTIEPQSGIVPVGSTDTLTATFNSTGMAAGSYGAILSILSNDPDPSDNPWMSLATLTVQRDYIVGDADGDSNLDVDDAIYLVQFIFASGGPPNPMDSGDADCNGAVDIDDVVFLISYIFSGGPSPCIEDK, encoded by the coding sequence ATGTCACGCATTGGCTACTGTGCAGTTGTGCTCTGCGCGCTGCTAACGACTACTTCTTTTGCATCTGACGAGTATTTCCAGGGCAAACTGATCAAACAGGCTGACTGGAAGGGCCAGGCCGTCGAGTATGTCGACAAGGACATACTGATTGCACTCAACAAAGGCTTCACGCAATCTGATCTCATCAACGAGTTAGCCAGATTCGATGTTCGAATAAGCCGCGATGCCGACAGATTCGGATTCATCCAGCTTGAAGCCACCAGCGATGCTCCACTCTTTGATCTAACGGATCGAATAGCAGAACTTGAATCTGTGCGCTTCGCTGAGCCAAACCTGGTCTACAGAACGAGTATCATTCCAAATGACCCAAGGTTTCCAGCCCAGTGGCACTACAACAACACCGGTCAGGATCCCCCCGGTGGCACACCGGATGCGGACATAGATTGTCCGGAAGGCTGGAACTTCACGACAGGTGACGAGCAGATCATAGTCGGTGTCCTCGACACCGGCATCCCGATGCAGAATGGATCGCTCAGCCATCCCGACCTCGACGATCCTTCTCGCTTCATACTCGGCCTGAACACTTTCACCGGCCAGAATGATCCTATCGATGGCAATGGTCATGGAACGCATGTTTCCGGTACTATCGGGGCGGAGTCGAACAATGGCATAGGTGTAGCGGGTGTGACCTGGAACTGCAAGGTCATGGCTATCAAAGTCTTCAACGATCAGGGATCAGGTACCACGGCTACGTTTCGAGATGGCGTCATTTATGCCGTCGATAACGGCTGCAAAGTTCTCAACTACTCCGGCGGAGGTTCTGCGCACTCCTATTCCGAGCATGGTGTTGCGTACGCAGACAGCCATGGAGTCATCCTTTGTGCGGCTGCCGGAAACAGCTATCACAACTCGGTCTCCTATCCGGCTGCGTACTCACTTCAATATGATAATGTTATATGCGTGTCATCGGTGGACCATAACAATGAGTCATCCTCCTTCTCGAGCGTCGGTCCGGAAGTGACGGTATCTGCGCCCGGCGGTCACGGAAGCCCGTTCGATGAAAATGACATCTACTCCACTTTTCCGAATTATGACTGTTATCTTTCGCAAGCATATGACCTTCCGCTGAACTACAGCCCACTCGCCGGGACTTCGATGGCCTGCCCGCATGTTGCAGGCATGGCTGCGCTCATAGCATCGGTCGATCCAACCCTGTCCCCATTTACAATAAGAGATGTCATAGCGAATTCTTCCGAGGATTTCGGCACTCCGGGCTGGGACGAGGAATATGGATATGGCAGGATCAACATCTACAATGCGCTGCTGGAGCTTGGCGAGATCAATATCGGTCACAATCCTCTAACTGATACCAAGAATTTCGTCACAGATTATCTAGTGGATTGTTCGATCTTCTCAGTTGCAGACCTTGTTCTTGACTCCCTTCTGCTCTACTACAATGCGGGCAGCGGCTGGAACACTTATACACTGCAGTTGGGAAGAGACGTCAGCAATGCTCATGGGTACATTCCGGTGCAGTCACCCGGAACATACATCGATTACTATCTCTTCGCGAAGAATGTCGATGGCGCGAGAGACTTGACTCCAGTTTACACCTTTAAGGTCATCGACTATCAGATAATCCTGGACCCATTGGAATCAGAGCAGTGGGCAGCGTCTGAGACCGAAGTCTGGTACACCTTCACTGTCACGAATGACGGCGTGCTGACCGACAGTTACAATCTGAGCGTGTCAAACAACGAGTGGAACACCACAATCTGGGATTCATCAGGTACTGCTCAGGTCAGCTCGTCAGGAACTCTCTTCCCCGACGCGAGTTGGACTTTCAAAGTGAAAGTGGACATACCTGCGACTGTTTACGCGGAATTGGATTCTGTGGCGGTCCGAGTTGAATCGGCTGGTGATCCATCAATTCTCGAGTCCGCCACTTGCAAGACCATATCCCTGGGCGCACCACTTAGCCTGCCATTTTCAGATGAATTCGTCACAACCGTCCTTGATATAACAAAATGGGTCATCACTCCGGGAGTTGATGTCAGTGATCTCGGTTTGTCTGAACCCTCAGTGCCATACGCATTGCATTTCGACGGTGACCCGGTCGGGGCGGATACGATTGTATCGCAAGTAATCCTGCTGGCGGAAGAGCCCGCTGTGAATCTGATCTACTACTATCAGCAGACGGGGGGCGGTGAGTCACCAGATTATGATAATGATCTGTTCGTCGAATTCTATAGTGGTGCCGGTGAATGGGTGCTGTTGAAAGAGCACGATGGTGCGGATCCAGACATGTACGTATTCGAAGAAGTAAGTGTGCCCCTGCCGGCTGAGGCACACCATGATCAGTTCCGTGTGCGGTTCAGGAACACCGCATCTATCGGGGAACGTGACGACTGGTTTGTCGATGACATATCAATTGGCTACTCACCGCAGATATCGGTGAGTACGTCTGGTTCTCTGGATGCCAATCTGCTGCCCGACGAAACGGCTGAAGTGTTTCTCTACGTTTCCTGCGCAGGAGTCGGGAATCTTCACTATGAAGTATCTCTGGAACCGGATTTCTCCTACTCCGGTCTCTTTGGCACTCTACTTGAACAGGGCAGAGTGGAACCCGCCTCTCGCAGCTATCCGGACGAGTACTTTTCTTTCAGCGGCTGGAAAGGAATGGATGATCCTCGAGTCGGCTACGACGTATTGTTCAACGCCGGCGGGCCTGACGATTACGGTTACGTCTGGATAGACTCCGATGAACCGGGAGGGCCTGTGTTTGACTGGATCGATATTTCGGTCAGCGGAACTTCCGTCACCGGTCTCACCGATGACAGCTACGCAGGACCGTTTTCGATCGGATTTGCATTCGACTACTACGGCGAGACCTATACCGAATTCTATATCTCATCCAATGGATTCATCGGATTCGGTCCTCCAGACAATTACGAATCCCTCAACAACGAGCCGATGCCGCATTGGGATGTGCCGAACAATATAATTGCGCTGCTTTGGGATGATCTGAACTTGCAGGATGCGGACAATCCTGGCGCCGAAATCCTCTATCAGAGCACCGGCAGCCAATTGATTGTGCAATATGTGAACGTTCCTGAGTACGGGGCGGAAACCGGCGATGCCTTCAATGGTGAGGTCATTCTCAAAAGTGATGGCTCAGTCAGACTGCAATATCTCGACTTTGGAACCGGCTTTGACAAAGACAACTGTACTGTGGGGATGGAAAGAGTCGATGGTCTGGATGGACTCGAGATTGTCTTCTCCGGTTCTTACCTGCACGATGCTCTCTGTGTGGTGGTCACGACTCAGGATGTTAGCTGGCTTACGATCGAACCCCAATCCGGAATAGTCCCGGTTGGATCGACCGACACACTGACAGCAACATTCAATTCTACGGGCATGGCCGCCGGATCGTACGGAGCGATTCTAAGCATCCTCAGCAATGACCCCGATCCGTCAGATAACCCATGGATGTCGTTGGCGACACTCACTGTTCAGCGCGACTACATAGTCGGTGATGCCGATGGCGATTCAAACCTGGACGTCGATGATGCGATATATCTCGTGCAATTCATATTCGCGAGTGGTGGTCCTCCCAATCCGATGGATTCGGGAGATGCTGACTGCAATGGTGCAGTGGACATAGACGATGTAGTCTTTCTGATAAGTTACATCTTCAGTGGTGGTCCCTCGCCCTGTATTGAAGACAAGTAG
- a CDS encoding NADP-dependent malic enzyme, translated as MIKKEDALDYHSSGRKGKIEVIPSKPCLTQRDLSMAYTPGVAQPCLEIAANPDLVYEYTAKGNLVAVISNGTAVLGLGDIGPEAGKPVMEGKGVLFKRFADVDVFDIEIDSKDPKEIINFCRMIAPTFGGINLEDIKAPECFEIEETLIEELDIPVFHDDQHGTAIISGAALVNALELVKKDIDKVKCVFLGAGAAGVACANLYLALGVKPENVRMVDSKGVIYKGRTEGMNKYKEQFALETDERTLEDAMTGADVFVGVAVKDMVTQDMVRSMADKPIIFAMANPDPEISYEDAKAARPDIIFATGRSDYPNQVNNVLGFPFIFRGALDVHARKINMEMKLAATQALAQLAKEHVPESVSKAYGGEILKFGPEYIIPKPFDPRILIWESAAVAQAAMDTGVARRTIDIEQYKVQLENRLGKTREVMRQTIARAKSNPKRVVYTEGGHEKIIEAARRVADEGIAIPILIGNPEVIQANAKELELSVKGIEIIDPRKSPKFEQYAQRYFELRCRRGVNLGDKYKAVADPNVFGTLMVEYGDADCLVSGVSQHYPDVIRPALQLLKSGNGYSTVCGVYVLIIKNRTFFFADTTVNINPTADELVEIALMTAATARHFNVTPRVAMLSFSNFGSVRCEETEKVVQATEILKREHPELIVEGEIQADTAVAPYISDRDFPFSAIKGDANCLIFPNLDAGTSAYKLVMQLGNAEAIGPILQGIRKPVHVLHRAVDVDGIVNMTALAAVDSMYPHPD; from the coding sequence GTGATTAAGAAAGAAGATGCCTTAGATTATCATTCTAGCGGGCGGAAGGGCAAGATCGAGGTCATCCCTTCGAAACCGTGCCTTACGCAACGCGATCTGTCGATGGCGTATACACCGGGAGTGGCGCAGCCGTGTCTTGAGATCGCGGCCAACCCTGACCTGGTATATGAATATACTGCTAAGGGCAACCTGGTCGCAGTGATTTCGAACGGTACAGCCGTTCTTGGACTGGGTGATATCGGACCAGAAGCAGGCAAGCCGGTAATGGAAGGAAAAGGTGTTCTGTTCAAACGGTTCGCGGATGTCGATGTGTTTGACATTGAGATCGACAGCAAGGATCCGAAAGAGATAATCAATTTCTGCAGAATGATTGCGCCGACATTCGGCGGTATCAACCTCGAAGATATCAAAGCGCCGGAGTGCTTCGAAATCGAGGAGACGCTCATTGAGGAACTCGATATTCCCGTCTTCCATGACGATCAGCATGGAACTGCAATCATCTCAGGCGCAGCTCTGGTCAATGCCCTTGAACTTGTCAAGAAGGACATTGACAAGGTCAAATGTGTTTTCCTCGGCGCTGGTGCTGCAGGTGTTGCGTGTGCAAATCTCTATCTCGCGCTCGGCGTGAAGCCTGAGAATGTCAGGATGGTCGATTCAAAAGGTGTGATCTACAAGGGACGCACCGAAGGAATGAACAAATATAAAGAGCAGTTTGCTTTAGAAACCGATGAAAGAACTCTTGAAGATGCCATGACCGGTGCTGACGTATTTGTAGGCGTGGCCGTCAAAGACATGGTGACACAGGATATGGTCAGGTCGATGGCTGACAAGCCGATCATATTTGCGATGGCGAACCCCGATCCGGAAATCTCCTATGAGGACGCGAAAGCAGCCCGACCGGATATTATCTTCGCAACCGGCCGATCCGACTATCCGAATCAGGTCAACAACGTTCTCGGATTTCCGTTCATATTCCGTGGCGCGCTTGATGTTCACGCCCGCAAGATCAACATGGAAATGAAACTCGCTGCTACACAAGCTCTCGCGCAACTTGCAAAGGAGCACGTGCCGGAGTCGGTATCCAAGGCGTATGGTGGCGAGATACTCAAGTTTGGACCGGAATATATCATCCCGAAGCCGTTCGATCCCCGCATTCTCATCTGGGAATCCGCCGCTGTGGCGCAGGCTGCTATGGATACCGGCGTTGCGCGCAGGACAATCGACATCGAGCAGTACAAGGTGCAGCTCGAGAACCGTCTCGGCAAGACTCGTGAGGTCATGAGGCAGACGATAGCTCGTGCGAAGTCGAATCCGAAGAGAGTTGTCTACACCGAGGGCGGTCATGAAAAGATAATCGAAGCTGCCCGAAGAGTTGCGGATGAGGGCATCGCGATCCCGATTCTGATCGGTAATCCCGAAGTTATCCAGGCGAATGCAAAAGAGCTGGAGCTTTCCGTGAAGGGCATCGAGATTATAGACCCGCGGAAAAGCCCGAAATTCGAGCAATATGCGCAGAGATATTTCGAGCTGCGTTGCCGCAGGGGGGTCAACCTCGGCGACAAGTACAAAGCCGTGGCTGATCCGAACGTGTTCGGGACGCTCATGGTCGAATACGGCGATGCCGACTGTCTCGTGTCGGGAGTTTCGCAGCATTATCCGGATGTCATAAGGCCCGCTCTGCAACTTCTTAAGAGCGGTAACGGATATTCGACTGTCTGCGGCGTGTATGTGTTGATTATCAAGAACCGCACGTTCTTCTTTGCCGATACGACGGTCAATATCAATCCAACCGCCGATGAACTTGTCGAAATAGCACTCATGACCGCGGCGACAGCAAGACACTTCAACGTGACACCGCGTGTTGCCATGCTGTCGTTCTCGAACTTCGGTTCAGTGCGATGCGAGGAGACGGAGAAAGTTGTCCAGGCTACGGAGATTCTCAAGCGCGAGCATCCGGAATTGATTGTCGAAGGCGAAATTCAGGCCGACACAGCAGTCGCGCCATATATCTCCGATAGAGATTTCCCATTCTCGGCGATCAAGGGAGATGCCAACTGCCTGATCTTCCCGAATCTCGACGCCGGCACATCAGCGTACAAGCTGGTCATGCAGCTCGGCAACGCTGAGGCGATCGGCCCGATCCTTCAGGGAATCAGGAAACCTGTGCATGTCCTGCATCGCGCGGTCGATGTCGATGGTATCGTGAATATGACGGCGCTTGCTGCAGTCGATTCGATGTACCCGCACCCCGATTGA